In bacterium, a genomic segment contains:
- a CDS encoding NADH:ubiquinone reductase (Na(+)-transporting) subunit B (uses the energy from reduction of ubiquinone-1 to ubiquinol to move Na(+) ions from the cytoplasm to the periplasm) — protein sequence MNFLRSILKKNEKDFQPGGKLRRLFPLYEALDSFLFSTDERTRSAPHVRDFLDFKRMMIMVVVAMVPAVIMA from the coding sequence GTGAATTTTTTACGTTCCATTCTGAAAAAAAATGAAAAAGATTTTCAGCCGGGAGGAAAACTCCGGCGCCTTTTTCCTCTTTACGAGGCGCTGGACTCTTTTCTTTTTTCCACTGATGAAAGAACCCGGAGCGCTCCTCATGTAAGGGATTTTCTCGATTTTAAGAGAATGATGATAATGGTGGTTGTTGCAATGGTTCCGGCTGTAATTATGGCAT